A genome region from Candidatus Falkowbacteria bacterium includes the following:
- a CDS encoding quinone-dependent dihydroorotate dehydrogenase, which produces MKSNLVRSIIHGSYLLIAKPILFQIDPETVHNQALIIGHWFGAKNYRRNFVKNLFSFESVSLKQTIAGLNFVNPVGLAAGFDKNGVLTEVMEGLGFGFTEIGSITGRACAGNAKPRLWRFKKSKSIAVYYGLANEGADKVVARVSKNKINIPLGINIAKTNDHLTDDVDEATKDYLVGWHEASKAASYITVNISCPNTSGGQPFIDPLLLERLLSAIGRENSQMPVFIKMSPDLDETQVDNLLEVIARHRITGLICSNLTHEKTHLTKEEQLMETKGGVSGKGLEEEANKLLAMIYKKTKGRYTLVGCGGISSSADAYKKIKLGASLLQLITGMIYEGPQLIGEINYGLNKLLKADGYKNIAEAVGADIKRGL; this is translated from the coding sequence ATGAAATCAAATTTAGTCCGTTCTATTATTCACGGCTCTTATCTTTTAATCGCTAAGCCAATTTTATTTCAAATTGACCCTGAAACAGTTCACAATCAAGCCTTAATCATAGGACATTGGTTTGGCGCTAAAAATTATCGCCGTAATTTTGTTAAAAACTTATTTAGTTTTGAATCGGTTAGCTTAAAACAAACTATCGCTGGTCTAAATTTTGTAAATCCTGTTGGCTTAGCGGCTGGCTTTGATAAGAACGGAGTTTTAACAGAAGTTATGGAAGGGCTTGGTTTTGGTTTTACTGAAATTGGTTCAATCACAGGCCGTGCTTGCGCTGGTAATGCTAAACCAAGATTGTGGCGTTTTAAAAAATCAAAATCAATTGCCGTTTATTATGGCCTAGCTAACGAAGGAGCAGACAAGGTTGTTGCCCGCGTTAGTAAGAACAAAATAAATATTCCTTTAGGCATAAACATTGCTAAAACCAATGATCATTTAACCGACGATGTAGATGAAGCTACTAAAGATTATTTAGTTGGTTGGCACGAAGCAAGCAAAGCCGCTTCTTATATAACCGTCAATATTTCTTGTCCTAATACTTCTGGCGGTCAGCCTTTTATTGATCCGCTTTTATTAGAAAGATTATTATCAGCCATTGGCAGAGAGAATTCTCAAATGCCGGTCTTTATTAAAATGTCACCAGACTTAGACGAAACTCAGGTTGATAATTTATTAGAAGTTATTGCTCGCCATAGAATTACTGGTTTAATTTGCTCTAATTTAACTCATGAAAAAACTCATTTAACTAAAGAAGAACAGTTGATGGAAACGAAGGGCGGTGTTAGTGGCAAAGGCTTAGAAGAAGAAGCCAACAAACTATTAGCCATGATTTATAAAAAAACCAAGGGTCGTTATACCTTGGTTGGTTGTGGCGGAATCTCTTCGTCCGCTGATGCTTATAAAAAGATCAAATTGGGTGCCTCATTATTGCAGCTTATTACAGGTATGATTTACGAAGGCCCACAATTAATTGGCGAAATAAACTACGGTTTAAACAAACTCTTAAAAGCTGATGGCTATAAAAATATTGCCGAGGCTGTTGGCGCAGATATTAAAAGAGGACTCTAG
- a CDS encoding DNA alkylation repair protein produces MIQAKDVITEAKKKANKEKTAILGRFFKTGPGQYGAGDVFWGLTVPQSRTIAKKYSDLSLIEIKKLLESPVHEIRLIALLILVEQFTKGDVLKQRAITNFYLKNTKYINNWDLVDLSASKILGSWLIDKDTAILYKLIKSDNLWERRIAIVATYAFIKADSFKHTLSLAEKLLNDKHDLMHKAAGWMLREMGKRSINDLKVFLKNYTRRMPRTMLRYAIEKFPEIERQKYLKK; encoded by the coding sequence ATGATACAGGCTAAAGACGTAATAACTGAGGCTAAGAAAAAAGCTAACAAAGAAAAAACCGCTATTTTAGGGCGATTTTTTAAGACTGGGCCAGGACAATACGGCGCCGGTGACGTTTTTTGGGGCTTAACAGTCCCCCAATCAAGAACTATTGCTAAAAAATATAGCGATCTTAGTTTAATTGAAATTAAAAAATTATTAGAATCTCCGGTACATGAAATTCGTTTAATTGCATTACTGATTTTAGTTGAACAATTTACTAAGGGCGATGTATTAAAGCAAAGAGCCATTACTAATTTTTATCTAAAAAATACTAAATATATCAATAACTGGGATTTAGTAGATTTAAGCGCTAGCAAAATTCTTGGTAGCTGGTTAATCGACAAAGACACGGCCATACTATATAAACTTATTAAGTCAGATAATCTATGGGAGCGCCGCATTGCAATTGTGGCAACCTACGCTTTTATAAAAGCTGATAGTTTTAAACACACCCTTTCTTTAGCCGAAAAATTATTAAACGATAAACATGATTTAATGCATAAAGCCGCTGGTTGGATGCTTAGAGAAATGGGCAAACGATCAATCAATGACTTAAAGGTATTTTTAAAAAATTATACTCGACGGATGCCGCGTACAATGTTAAGATATGCTATTGAGAAGTTTCCTGAAATTGAACGACAAAAATATTTAAAAAAATAA
- the pyk gene encoding pyruvate kinase, translating to MHTKIIATLGPSSNKYEMMRSLAKAGVNIFRLNFSHADEKQFFTVKKQLSNIKSETGLTVKLIQDLQGPRIRIGLLSHEVEMKDGETYVFVYGKKSSIDNLEIPIDRKSLFNEVKVGHPLFLSNGAIELKVLKIANKKIYAQVERGGLLTSRKGINLPKTNLKQGGLTPKDIKDAIFGAKHGVDFIALSFVQSKADVIKLKKLLLSLKLKTMPQIIAKIERATALPLVDEIIKEADGIMVARGDLGIECPLEDLPIIQKNLIRHAHWHDKPAIVATEMLTSMMEHQRPTRAEVGDIANAIFDGADAVMLSDETAAGKYPLEAVSMMRKVIKRTDDYFNNRNYFENQEIIYKK from the coding sequence ATGCATACAAAAATAATAGCCACACTTGGACCATCATCTAATAAATACGAAATGATGCGCTCGCTAGCTAAAGCGGGCGTTAATATATTCCGCCTTAATTTTTCACATGCTGATGAAAAACAATTCTTCACCGTTAAAAAGCAGCTAAGTAACATTAAATCGGAAACCGGCTTAACAGTTAAATTAATCCAAGACTTACAAGGCCCTCGTATTCGTATCGGCTTACTTAGTCATGAAGTTGAAATGAAGGATGGCGAAACTTATGTTTTTGTTTATGGAAAAAAATCTAGCATTGATAATTTAGAAATACCAATTGACCGTAAGAGTTTATTTAATGAAGTAAAAGTTGGTCATCCCTTATTTTTAAGTAATGGCGCCATTGAATTAAAAGTTCTTAAAATCGCTAACAAAAAAATCTACGCTCAAGTTGAACGCGGCGGCCTTCTCACTTCTCGTAAAGGCATTAACTTACCAAAAACTAACTTAAAGCAAGGCGGACTAACTCCCAAGGATATTAAAGACGCTATCTTTGGCGCTAAGCACGGCGTTGATTTTATAGCCCTATCATTTGTGCAATCTAAGGCTGATGTTATTAAGTTAAAAAAACTTTTGCTTAGCTTAAAACTAAAAACAATGCCGCAAATCATTGCTAAAATTGAACGCGCTACAGCCCTACCTTTAGTTGATGAAATCATTAAAGAAGCCGATGGTATAATGGTGGCACGCGGTGATCTTGGTATTGAATGCCCTCTAGAAGATTTACCTATAATTCAAAAGAATCTTATTCGTCATGCCCATTGGCATGATAAGCCAGCCATAGTGGCCACGGAAATGTTAACTTCAATGATGGAGCACCAAAGGCCGACTCGCGCCGAAGTTGGTGATATTGCCAATGCTATTTTTGATGGCGCTGATGCAGTCATGTTATCTGATGAAACTGCAGCCGGAAAATATCCATTAGAAGCGGTTTCTATGATGAGAAAGGTTATTAAACGCACTGACGACTATTTTAATAATCGAAACTATTTTGAAAATCAAGAAATAATATATAAAAAATAG
- a CDS encoding ZIP family metal transporter gives MLLYSIIATLVVSLISFVGLFSLSSSEEGFKKIAFFLVSLAAGTMVGDVFIHLLPELANNKTTNPWPWIMVGIGLFFILEKFIHWRHCHFPTTEHHPHPVGLMNLIGGGFHNFFDGLLIAASFVVSFPLGLTTTLAVIFHEIPREIGDFGILIHAGYTRKKALLFNFFSALAAVLGTVVLFSFGQTAMNLSAFLVPITAGGFIYIAVSDLLPELHKETRWLWSLGQLIFLTLGVGIMYLLKIYFS, from the coding sequence ATGCTTCTATATTCAATCATTGCCACATTAGTCGTTTCATTAATCTCTTTTGTCGGCCTGTTTAGTCTCTCAAGCTCAGAAGAAGGCTTTAAAAAAATAGCTTTCTTTTTGGTCAGCCTAGCGGCCGGCACAATGGTTGGCGATGTTTTTATTCATTTATTACCAGAACTAGCTAACAACAAAACTACAAATCCTTGGCCATGGATAATGGTTGGAATTGGTTTATTTTTTATCTTAGAGAAATTTATTCATTGGCGTCATTGTCATTTTCCAACCACAGAGCATCATCCTCATCCCGTTGGTTTAATGAATTTGATTGGTGGTGGCTTTCATAACTTTTTTGACGGGCTTTTGATTGCTGCTTCTTTTGTAGTTAGTTTTCCACTTGGTTTAACCACAACTCTCGCAGTTATCTTTCATGAAATTCCACGCGAGATTGGTGACTTTGGAATATTAATTCATGCTGGCTATACTAGAAAAAAAGCTTTGCTATTTAATTTTTTTAGCGCTTTGGCTGCGGTGCTTGGAACGGTTGTCTTATTTTCTTTTGGTCAAACCGCAATGAACCTAAGTGCCTTCTTGGTTCCAATAACGGCCGGCGGTTTTATCTATATTGCGGTGTCTGATTTATTACCAGAACTTCATAAAGAAACTCGCTGGCTCTGGTCCCTTGGTCAATTAATATTTTTAACCTTAGGCGTTGGCATAATGTATCTTCTTAAAATATATTTTTCATAA
- a CDS encoding glycosyltransferase yields MARIIYGVSGQGFGHAARSYETLTHLEKQGHKVIVLSYNQGAKFLKKYFKVINIPGFGLNYKNNKVVYWRTVYDNAKTLITESKNWPKILKKVKAFKPDLVITDFEPLSANLAHLERLPLISLDNQHQLTNTKISVPKKYLRDFITDSLVVKSMVWGANYYLITSFFKTKITKPKTFIFPAIVRGPIARLKPSTKDFIFVYQNSSFDSLVNELRKIKKEKFVIYRNVTGNITIDNVTIKDFTHDNLDDMKNCKAIIGTAGLSLISEALWLKKPYFAIPVAHQVEQTLNAINIKKMGYGDWAEDLTAKNCADFIKNIPKYRKNLNKTKAADSSELYKKLDSIISSLV; encoded by the coding sequence ATGGCACGAATTATTTACGGAGTTTCAGGACAAGGTTTTGGTCATGCTGCTCGCAGTTATGAGACATTAACACACTTAGAAAAGCAGGGGCATAAAGTTATTGTTTTAAGCTACAACCAAGGTGCTAAATTTTTGAAAAAATATTTTAAGGTAATAAATATTCCTGGCTTTGGTTTAAATTATAAAAACAATAAAGTTGTCTATTGGCGCACGGTTTATGATAATGCTAAAACTCTAATTACTGAATCAAAAAATTGGCCAAAGATTCTGAAAAAAGTTAAAGCCTTTAAGCCAGACTTAGTAATCACTGATTTTGAGCCTTTATCGGCCAACTTAGCGCATTTAGAAAGATTACCCTTGATTTCGCTTGATAATCAACACCAGCTAACTAATACTAAAATATCTGTTCCTAAAAAATATCTGCGTGATTTCATTACTGACTCACTAGTTGTTAAAAGTATGGTTTGGGGAGCAAATTATTATTTAATAACCAGTTTCTTTAAAACTAAAATTACAAAACCGAAAACATTTATTTTCCCAGCTATTGTCAGAGGTCCCATCGCTAGATTAAAGCCGAGCACTAAAGATTTTATTTTTGTTTATCAAAATTCCAGTTTTGATTCATTGGTAAATGAACTAAGAAAAATTAAAAAAGAAAAGTTTGTCATCTACCGTAATGTAACCGGCAATATAACAATCGATAATGTTACTATCAAGGACTTCACGCATGACAATCTAGATGATATGAAAAACTGTAAAGCCATTATTGGGACTGCTGGCTTGAGCTTAATTTCAGAAGCTTTATGGCTAAAGAAACCTTACTTTGCTATTCCGGTTGCTCATCAAGTCGAACAAACACTTAATGCTATCAATATAAAGAAGATGGGTTATGGTGATTGGGCAGAGGATTTAACAGCTAAAAACTGCGCTGACTTTATAAAAAATATACCGAAATATAGAAAAAACCTTAATAAAACTAAGGCGGCCGATAGCTCAGAGTTGTACAAAAAGCTTGATAGTATCATTTCCTCCCTGGTGTAA
- a CDS encoding prepilin-type N-terminal cleavage/methylation domain-containing protein: protein MYICNNKKGFTLIELLVVIAIIGVLSTMAIIALGNARAKARDSKRVADIKQISTALELYYSDYNSYPTIITPGNALTSPDGTKTYMASIPNNPTPRNDSGCGDNNYTYASTPDNTNYSLNFCLGNNVSSTPAGINSSSSTGVGTAPGLVGWWKFDEGIGNAAIDSSGNNNNGTWYGTGAHYVAGKTGAYAGQFNGTDDSVLVPDNVTIDFGQNNFSWSAWVKLSSPQNSRNFIFEKGYEPSSNAYYGFWGELDIGNAYVGGMGCWGAPCAGINQSVNYGALSPISEWHFYTQVYNQTNNQFLFYVDGQLRTPPTAFNLMNANNNLPLFIGRDGQGNANMLKGLIDDARLYNRAISAFEVLALYNSTK from the coding sequence ATGTATATTTGTAATAATAAAAAAGGATTTACATTAATCGAACTTCTGGTTGTCATCGCGATAATTGGTGTTTTATCTACCATGGCAATCATTGCCTTAGGCAATGCCAGAGCTAAAGCTAGAGATAGTAAGAGAGTAGCTGATATAAAACAAATATCTACGGCCCTAGAATTATATTATTCTGATTATAATTCTTATCCAACAATTATAACGCCAGGCAATGCTTTAACGTCTCCGGATGGTACTAAAACATATATGGCTAGTATTCCTAATAACCCTACACCTAGAAATGACTCAGGTTGCGGAGACAACAATTATACTTACGCGTCTACTCCAGATAACACAAACTATAGTCTTAACTTTTGTCTTGGTAATAATGTTAGCTCAACCCCGGCTGGTATTAATTCAAGCTCTAGTACAGGCGTAGGCACTGCGCCAGGACTCGTTGGTTGGTGGAAGTTTGATGAAGGAATAGGGAATGCAGCAATTGATTCTTCTGGAAATAATAATAATGGAACTTGGTACGGAACAGGTGCTCATTATGTGGCTGGTAAAACCGGCGCTTACGCCGGACAGTTTAATGGGACCGATGATTCAGTTTTAGTGCCAGACAACGTAACGATTGATTTTGGACAGAATAATTTTAGCTGGTCTGCCTGGGTTAAATTGAGTTCTCCTCAAAATTCTAGAAACTTTATCTTCGAGAAAGGTTATGAGCCATCAAGTAATGCTTATTATGGATTTTGGGGAGAGCTGGATATTGGAAATGCTTACGTAGGTGGAATGGGTTGCTGGGGGGCTCCATGCGCCGGAATAAATCAAAGTGTCAATTATGGCGCGCTTAGTCCTATTAGTGAATGGCATTTTTATACTCAAGTTTATAATCAAACTAATAATCAATTTCTTTTTTATGTTGATGGACAACTTAGAACACCGCCTACAGCTTTTAATTTAATGAATGCAAATAATAATTTACCTTTATTTATAGGAAGAGACGGACAAGGCAATGCAAATATGTTGAAAGGATTAATTGATGATGCTCGCCTTTATAATCGTGCTATATCAGCGTTCGAAGTTTTAGCACTTTATAATTCTACAAAGTAG
- a CDS encoding prepilin-type N-terminal cleavage/methylation domain-containing protein has translation MTPQNKKLKFGFTLIELLVVIAIIGVLSTMAIIALGNARAKARDSKRVADIKQISTALELYYADYGYYPTIITPGNALASADGTKTYMGKIPTNPTPRNDGSCGAGDYSYSVNGNNSLFSISTCLGSGSNNINTGVASYSPNGLFSCGQKISDVEGNQYDTVQIGTQCWTKQNINTGTTQLCAGAPGIYCVTNPSDDTKIEKYCYNNNLSSCNTGGTFYQWSEAMNLPISCATVDCSAQVTSPHKGICPDAWHIPTDNELKVLDMYLGLSAAEANAYEFRGSHNEDLRLKVGGDTGFNGVLVGFRYPDGSFVYLNTYLTFWGATQGPASAYYRGVYDGYSGIYRNAHDKAYGRSVRCLKD, from the coding sequence ATGACGCCACAAAATAAAAAACTAAAATTTGGTTTCACTTTAATTGAGCTACTCGTAGTAATAGCTATCATTGGCGTGCTCTCTACCATGGCTATAATAGCCCTAGGTAATGCCAGAGCTAAAGCTAGAGATAGTAAAAGAGTGGCGGATATAAAGCAAATTTCTACTGCTCTAGAATTATATTACGCAGACTATGGTTATTATCCGACAATCATAACACCAGGTAATGCTTTAGCATCTGCTGATGGTACTAAAACATACATGGGCAAGATACCAACTAATCCAACACCGAGAAATGATGGAAGTTGCGGTGCTGGTGATTATTCTTATTCAGTTAATGGTAATAATTCACTCTTTTCTATTTCTACTTGTTTAGGATCTGGTTCCAATAATATTAATACCGGGGTAGCATCTTATTCTCCTAATGGTCTTTTTAGTTGCGGCCAAAAAATATCTGACGTTGAAGGCAATCAATATGACACAGTGCAAATAGGAACTCAGTGTTGGACTAAACAAAACATTAACACCGGAACAACACAATTGTGCGCCGGCGCCCCCGGAATTTATTGTGTTACAAATCCAAGCGATGACACAAAAATAGAAAAATATTGTTATAACAATAATTTGTCTAGTTGTAATACTGGCGGAACTTTTTATCAGTGGTCAGAGGCTATGAACCTTCCTATATCTTGTGCAACCGTAGATTGCTCAGCTCAGGTTACAAGTCCACATAAGGGTATTTGTCCTGATGCTTGGCATATTCCAACAGACAACGAGCTCAAAGTTTTAGATATGTACCTTGGTTTAAGTGCGGCAGAGGCAAATGCTTATGAGTTTAGAGGATCTCATAATGAAGATCTTAGATTAAAGGTTGGCGGAGATACTGGGTTTAATGGTGTGCTTGTTGGCTTTCGTTATCCCGATGGATCATTTGTTTATTTAAATACTTACCTTACTTTTTGGGGTGCCACACAAGGACCCGCCTCTGCTTATTATCGTGGGGTGTATGATGGCTATTCAGGAATTTATCGTAATGCACATGATAAAGCATATGGAAGATCTGTTCGCTGTCTCAAAGATTAA
- a CDS encoding prepilin-type N-terminal cleavage/methylation domain-containing protein, translating into MAQLRSKGFTLIELLVVIAIIGVLSTMAIIALGNARAKARDSKRVADIKQISTALELYFSDNGTYPTIITPGQSIKSPDGLIIYMGNVPNNPAPRNDGNCPDVNYNYLSSGSNYTIIYCTGNSVGNLLSGGKLMSSNGVRDLGTMDGLVGYWSFDEGAGATTYDSSGNNNNATWYGTSTVRYATGKVGGSAARFNGVNDYAYSAGSQLPASGTITFWVKRAAAIPFSGSPLRLGTLLVNISESAYVVWLNSSYSPSFQGLLTTSGDSWHFMVVRYRTNEAEFFYDMQSQGLITDTDQTPSGAGIYIGTYVPSVWPMNGLIDDLRVYNRMLSNSEIQTIYDATK; encoded by the coding sequence ATGGCCCAGTTAAGGTCTAAAGGTTTTACTTTAATAGAGCTTTTGGTTGTCATCGCAATAATCGGTGTTTTATCGACTATGGCAATAATTGCTTTAGGTAATGCTAGAGCTAAAGCTAGAGATAGCAAAAGAGTGGCCGATATAAAACAAATAAGCACGGCTTTAGAATTATATTTTTCAGATAACGGAACTTATCCGACTATTATTACGCCCGGACAAAGCATTAAATCACCAGATGGGTTAATTATATATATGGGGAATGTGCCTAATAATCCAGCTCCGCGGAATGACGGCAACTGCCCTGATGTAAATTATAATTATTTAAGTAGCGGGAGTAACTACACTATAATTTATTGCACGGGTAATTCAGTTGGTAATCTTCTCTCAGGAGGTAAATTAATGAGCTCTAATGGCGTAAGGGATTTAGGAACGATGGATGGTTTAGTGGGATATTGGTCTTTTGATGAGGGGGCGGGGGCAACTACTTACGATTCAAGTGGCAATAACAATAATGCAACTTGGTATGGAACATCAACCGTAAGATATGCGACTGGTAAGGTTGGCGGATCAGCCGCACGATTTAACGGTGTGAACGATTATGCATATTCTGCTGGTTCTCAACTGCCTGCGAGTGGTACAATAACTTTTTGGGTAAAAAGAGCAGCAGCTATTCCCTTTAGTGGCAGTCCTCTTCGACTTGGAACTCTACTTGTAAATATTTCAGAGAGCGCATATGTTGTATGGCTTAACTCTAGTTATTCGCCCTCATTTCAGGGTCTATTAACTACTTCTGGAGATAGTTGGCATTTTATGGTAGTGCGTTATAGAACCAATGAAGCTGAATTTTTTTATGACATGCAGTCACAAGGCTTGATTACAGATACTGATCAAACGCCGTCTGGAGCGGGAATATATATTGGTACATATGTCCCATCAGTTTGGCCAATGAACGGGCTTATAGATGATCTACGCGTATATAATCGCATGCTTTCTAACTCTGAAATTCAGACAATTTATGACGCCACAAAATAA
- a CDS encoding VanW family protein: protein MTNNKTIKSFPAWLLISAAVFVSLIFIIVITGWYFNEQYQARIAPGVKVAGVSLGGKTIAEAQPVLQEILGKLDDGIPVKFNQKTVNIAAQKNILSPDSFQPLVFLDSNSTLNNAFLIGHSNNELLNAWQKVNSYFFGNSIDISMTVDREAIVAQLKKDFSDQENKPTNASVNISKGQTTIVKEKTGILLNYDKAASDIINQLHLVKVDPIIIESRVVEPTVLEADVQANLSAVEAFLVFPKTKLVYETNSWDLDTKKASQWLAFSKVDNNVEVILDQEKIKQFLTDEIVPKVNHDPVQARLSMTSGRASVWQAGAEGVAIDLDKTAASIAAWPKEKPATIEISVNKTPAGANDVNAEELGLKEIIGTGISNFAGSPANRRHNIKVGAAALNGLLIKPGEEFSLLRALGRIDGSTGYLQELVIKENKTIPEFGGGLCQIGTTLFRTTFNSGLPVTQRRNHSYRVVYYEPAGTDATIYDPAPDYRFVNDTGKYILIQTRIVGNQAIFDFWGTKDGRQINIGKPVIYNIVAPAPTKTIETTTLKEGEKKCTEKAHNGADAYFDYKVTYPSGEEKAVRFSSHYVPWQAVCLVGAKKLPDTIIPPVVTPTVSPVVSPVAN from the coding sequence ATGACTAATAATAAGACAATAAAAAGTTTTCCAGCCTGGCTGCTTATTTCAGCGGCTGTTTTTGTATCTCTTATTTTTATTATCGTTATAACGGGTTGGTATTTTAATGAACAGTATCAAGCTCGGATTGCTCCAGGCGTGAAAGTTGCCGGAGTTTCTTTGGGCGGGAAAACAATTGCTGAGGCTCAGCCAGTACTACAAGAAATTCTTGGTAAACTCGACGACGGAATTCCAGTTAAGTTCAATCAAAAAACCGTCAACATTGCCGCACAAAAAAATATTTTAAGCCCCGATTCTTTTCAGCCTTTAGTTTTTTTGGATTCAAATAGTACGCTCAATAACGCCTTTCTTATTGGTCACTCAAATAATGAATTGCTTAATGCTTGGCAAAAAGTTAATTCATATTTTTTTGGTAATTCAATTGATATTTCTATGACGGTTGATCGCGAAGCAATTGTTGCTCAACTTAAAAAAGATTTTTCTGACCAAGAAAATAAACCAACTAATGCTAGCGTTAATATTTCCAAAGGTCAGACAACTATTGTTAAAGAAAAAACTGGTATTTTATTAAATTATGATAAGGCCGCTTCTGACATTATTAATCAATTGCATTTAGTTAAGGTTGATCCGATTATTATAGAGTCTAGGGTCGTTGAGCCAACTGTTTTGGAAGCTGATGTACAAGCTAATTTATCAGCCGTTGAAGCCTTTTTAGTCTTTCCTAAAACTAAGTTAGTTTATGAGACTAACTCTTGGGATCTAGATACAAAAAAAGCTAGTCAGTGGCTAGCTTTTTCTAAGGTAGATAATAACGTTGAGGTAATTTTAGATCAGGAAAAAATCAAACAGTTTTTAACCGACGAAATTGTTCCAAAGGTAAATCATGATCCGGTTCAAGCTCGCTTATCAATGACTAGTGGACGTGCTTCAGTTTGGCAGGCTGGTGCAGAAGGTGTGGCGATTGATCTTGATAAAACTGCGGCGTCGATCGCGGCTTGGCCAAAAGAAAAACCAGCTACAATTGAAATAAGCGTTAACAAAACACCAGCCGGTGCTAATGATGTTAATGCTGAAGAATTAGGTTTAAAAGAAATAATTGGAACGGGTATTTCTAACTTCGCTGGCTCCCCGGCTAATCGTCGCCACAATATTAAAGTCGGAGCAGCCGCTTTGAATGGCTTATTAATTAAACCAGGTGAAGAATTTTCTCTGTTAAGAGCTTTGGGTAGAATTGATGGCAGCACGGGTTATTTACAAGAATTAGTAATTAAAGAAAACAAAACTATCCCTGAATTTGGTGGAGGTTTATGTCAGATTGGTACGACTTTATTTAGAACAACTTTTAATAGTGGATTGCCGGTAACACAGCGCCGTAATCATTCCTACCGAGTGGTTTATTATGAACCAGCCGGGACCGACGCCACGATTTATGACCCAGCACCTGATTATCGCTTTGTTAATGACACTGGTAAATATATTCTTATTCAAACACGCATCGTCGGCAATCAAGCAATCTTTGATTTTTGGGGAACAAAAGACGGTCGCCAAATAAATATTGGCAAGCCGGTTATTTATAACATTGTCGCGCCTGCTCCAACAAAAACCATTGAAACAACTACTCTAAAAGAAGGAGAAAAGAAGTGTACTGAAAAAGCTCACAACGGAGCTGATGCATATTTTGACTATAAGGTTACTTATCCGAGCGGCGAAGAAAAAGCCGTTAGATTTTCTTCTCATTACGTACCCTGGCAAGCTGTGTGCTTGGTCGGCGCAAAAAAATTACCTGACACTATTATTCCTCCAGTTGTTACACCAACAGTCAGCCCTGTTGTTTCACCTGTAGCAAATTAG
- a CDS encoding Hsp20/alpha crystallin family protein — MKKLFHLLGQKMPPATPLILHDGANDGEHNWLNFGEEEGQLSVDIYQTDDDLIVKSTIAGATSKDVEVSLVDDMLTIRGKRELDEEVASDAYLYRECYWGRFSRSIVLPVEVRGDKVMASLHNGVLTVVLPKVKRSKHTKIRVKESGSKA; from the coding sequence ATGAAAAAATTATTCCATCTTTTGGGACAAAAAATGCCTCCGGCCACACCATTGATTTTACATGACGGAGCTAACGACGGCGAACACAATTGGCTGAATTTTGGCGAAGAAGAAGGCCAGCTTTCAGTTGATATCTATCAAACTGACGATGATTTAATTGTTAAATCAACTATTGCTGGCGCTACCAGCAAAGACGTTGAGGTATCTTTAGTTGATGATATGTTAACTATACGTGGCAAGCGTGAACTTGACGAAGAGGTTGCCTCTGATGCTTACCTGTACCGTGAATGTTATTGGGGTCGTTTTTCTCGTTCTATTGTTCTACCGGTTGAAGTGCGTGGTGATAAGGTTATGGCATCTTTGCATAATGGTGTTTTGACGGTTGTTCTACCTAAAGTAAAACGTTCTAAGCATACTAAAATTAGAGTTAAAGAATCCGGTTCTAAAGCCTAA